The DNA sequence TGGACGGTCATCCAGGCCGAGATCGAGAACAGGTTGGCCCGCCAGCTCGGCATCCACCAGCGGGTGCGTATCACCCAGCGCCTCCTGGGGGCTCGTCGCAGCCCCGTGTCCGTGCCGTCCCAGGCGTGAGAGGATCGATGATCAGCTGTGAGCACTTCGTGAATAGTCAAGGTGTGGAGAGCTTTCCGATCGTCTCGGTGCAGAACGTCTCGCGGACCCTCGGGGGCCGCAAGGTGCTCGACGACGTGTCGCTGGATGTCCTGCGCGGTGAGGTCGTCGTGCTGATCGGCCCCTCCGGGGCGGGTAAGACCACCCTGCTCCGGTCGTTGAATCGGTTGGAGACCATCGACAGCGGCAACATTCTGATCGGTGGCATGCCGATCGGTTATCGCGACGCGCACAGCGCCGAGCGGGTCAGCGCCGGCGAGTTGGCGCGGCGACGCCGTGAGATCGGCTTCGTGTTCCAGCACTTCAACCTGTTCCCGCATATGACTGCCGCCGAGAACGTCTGGAACGGGCCGGTTCGCGTGCTCGGAGTGGCCAAGGATGAGGCCCGCGACTCGGCGATGGCGCTGTTGAGCCGAGTTGGGCTGGCCGACAAGGCCAATGCCCGTCCCAGCCAGCTCTCGGGCGGACAGCAGCAACGGGTCGCGATCGCCCGCGCCCTGGCGATGCGGCCCAAGGTGATGTTGTTCGACGAGCCGACCAGTGCTCTCGACGTCGAGATGGTGGGGGAGGTTCTGGCCGTGATGCGCGAGCTGGCCGACGAACACATGACCATGGTGGTCGTCACCCATGAGATGCGCTTCGCCCGAGATGCCGCCGACCGTATCGTCGTGATGGACGCCGGCCGGATCATCGAGGATGCGCCACCGTCGCGACTGTTCACCGCCCCGCGGCATGAGCGCACCAAGGCCTTTCTTTCCACCATCCGCTGAAGGAGTGAAGTTTCCCGTGTCTGCCGATCGTGGCGGGCAACCAGCATTAGCAGCGCTGGCTACCCCGCATGTCCTGGCCACCGATGCCGGAGTCGCCGTGCTGCGCGATGGCGGCACCGCCATCGACGCCGCCATCGCCGCGGCCGCGGTGCTGGCTGTGGTCTACCCGCACAACGTCGCCCTGGGTGGTGACCTCTTCGCCCTGATCCGGACGCCGGACGGCGTGGTTCGTTGCGTCAACGCATCGGGGTGGGCGGGCGCCGCGGTGGACGCCGAAGTGCTGCGTGCCCGCCACGGCGGCAGCCTGCCGGCCCGTGGTGCCGACCCGGTCACCGTTCCCGGGGGAGTGCGCGGCTGGGAAGTGATGCGCGGCTTCGGTTCCCGTACCTCCTGGAGTGCGACGCTCAGTGCCGCGCAGACGCTGGCCGGCGACGGCGTCGCGGTGGCGCCGTCATTGGCCACCCACCTCGTCGACCCCGAGAACGCCGACCTGTTCGGCACCGACGATTTCGATCGGGTGTTCCGGCCGCACGGGGTGCCGTTGGGTGTCGGTGATGTGCTGGTGCAGCCGGCGCTGGCCGATACGCTGGCGACCCTGCAAGCCGAGGGGCCCGATGCGTTCTATTCGGGTGTCTTGGCCGGACCGCTGGTGAGTCATCTGCAATCCCACGGATCTGTCCTGGACACAACGGATTTCGCGGACTTCCAGCCGCAGGTCCAGGACCCTCTGAGGATGGATCTCGACGGGCTCACCGTACTGACCAGCCCGCCGAACAGCCAGGGCTTCCTGCTGCTGAGCGCACTCGCCGCGATGGAGGAGCAGCGCGTCGACGATCCGGTCGGTGACGGTCTCGGACACCTCGTGCGAGCATTCCACCAGGGCAACGCGATTCGCGACAGCAGACTCGCCGACCCCCGGTTCGCCGATGTCGACCTGGGCCGCTCAGACGGACCAGCCCCGGCTGCTGCCCCTGCGCCGGGTCCCGCGCGGGGCGACACGGTGGGCATCGCCGCCCTCGATGGTGAGGGCTATGCGGTGTCGTTGATCCAGAGCGTCTACCACGCGTTCGGGTCCGGACTGATCGACCCGGCCACCGGTGTGTTGTTCCATAACCGCGGCTGCGGGTTCAGCCTGGACCCGTCGTCGGCGAACCTCATCGGTCCGCGCAAACGCCCCGCCCACACGCTCATGCCCGCGATGACGCTGCGGCAGAGCCGGATCGCCCATGTGCTCGCCACCATGGGTGGTCAGGGGCAGCCGCAGATCCTGGCCCAGATCCTGCTGCGGGCGCTGGGCGGCGCCGGTGCGGTCGACGCCGTCGCGGCGCCCCGCGCCATCGTCGGCAACCAGTGCGGTGGCGGTCCAGACACGGTGACGGTCGAGGCCGACCTTCCCCAGGCGGCGAAGGCGTCGATACGGCGGGCCGGTTTCGACCCGGCCGAGGTGCCGGCGCGCACCGAAGCGATGGGTCAGGCCAACGTGGTCTTCGTCGACCCCGCCGGCTCGGTGACCGCGGCGTCGGATCCGCGGTCGGACGGTTCGGCGGTGGTGGCGCACCACGCGCGACCACACTCGTGAGTGGATTGGTGCGTGCGCACCTTCAGCTGTGGCTGATGCTCGCGCTGACCTTCGTCACCGGATTGCTCGACGCGGTCGGCTATCTCGCGCTGGACCGGGTGTTCACCGGCAACATGACCGGCAACGTGGTGATCCTCGGGATGGGCATGGCCGGTGCGGACGGCCTGCCGGTCGCCGGACCGTTGGTGGCGCTGGGCACCTATGTGGTGGGGGCTGCTGTCGTCGGCCGGTTGTTGCAGCAGCGTCGTGGCGGTTGGGAGCCGGTGGTCACCGCCGTGTTCGTCACCAGTGCGGTGGCGATGGCCGCGGTGGGGTCGGTGTTGACCGTCGTCGCGCTCGACGGCGAGACCACGCTGAGCGTCGGTTTGGCTGCGGTCCTGGCGATCCTGATGGGTGCCCAGGCGGCCACGGCGCGGATGCTGGCGGTCGCCGACATCACCACGGTCGTGGTGACCTCGACGCTGACCGCATACGCGAGCGAGACCCTGTTCGGGCCCGGGTGGTTGTGGCTGACGCACCGCCGGTTGTGGGTCATCGTCGTCATCATCGCCGGGGCGTTCTGCGGAGCTCTATTGGTGCGGCTCGGCGGGCCCGGCTGTCCGGTGTATCTGGCTGCCGCGCTGACCGCCGTGGTGGCGGTGGTCGGCCACGTCGCCTGGCACGGCCGCTGACCGACAGCGGCCCGCCGAGCGTCACCCCGGGTGACACTCGGCGGGCCGAGCCGTCAGCTCTTGGTGAACTCCTCGCCGGTCTCGGGGTTGACGGCCGTCTCACCCGGCGGCAGGTTCGACAGGTCCGGTGCGATCACCGTCGGCATGTCACCGGAGTCGGGCAGGCCGAACATCGGTTCTACCGCGGTGGCCGGGGTGAGCACCAGATCAGCGCTCGACCGTCGAGACAGCGTGCGGCCCAGGAAGAAGTCCGGTGACATCAGCCACCAGACCACCATCAGGATCACGCCGAGGACCAGCGCGCCCACACCGACGACGGCGACCGCGCCGAACCCGAAGATCGTGACGTTGTTGCCGTTGTCGTCGGTGAGCCAGTCGGGCTCGGCGTACTTCTTGAGGCCGTAGGCGAAGACCGCGAGCAGGATCACGCCGCCGAGGAGCGGGATCACCCCGCGCATCATGAAATCGCGGGTCGTCTTGGTGAGGTCCTTGCGGTAGAACCACGCGCACGCGAACCCGGTCAGGCCGTAGTAGAACGCGATCATCAGGCCCACCGAGCCGATGAGGGCGGTCAACAGGTTGCTGCTGATCAGGGTGAACAGCACATAGAACAGGATCGACACTGCGCCCATGGCGATGGTGGCGACCGTCGGGGTCAGGTATGTGCGATGGATCTTGGCGAATGACTCCGGCAGGGCACGGTAGACGCCCATCGACAGCGTCGTGCGGGCCGTCGGCAGGATGGTCGTCTGGGTCGATGCCGACGCAGAAGTCAGGATGGAGGCCGACAACAGCAGCAGGCCGATCTTGCCGAGGATGCTGTCACCGAACAGGGGTGGCCCGATGGCAGCGAATACGTCGGATGAGTTCTCCGAGTTGCCAAGGCCGATGCCGTCGGTTCCGGTGCCGGCGAAGGCGATAGCTGAAACCGAGACCAGGGCGTAGGTGGCCAGCAGCAGGAAGGTAGAGATCACCGCGGCCCGGCCCGGGGTGGTACCAGGATCGTCGGACTCCTCGTTGCAGGCCACCGCGGTGTCCCAGCCCCAGTAGATGAAGATGGCGGCCAGGATGGCGGGGGCGATGACGTTGCCGAAGTCCAGGCCACCGGGCCAGAACCAGGACAGCGACGGCATCAGCGAGTAGCCCTCGGCCTTGTGGGTGTAGACCTTGATCAGCGCCACCACCGAGAACACGATCAAGACGACGAGCTCGATGCCCAACAGGGCGTATTGCAGACGCGCGGAGACTTCGATACCGCGATAACAGATGTAGGTCATCACAACGATCCAGATGACACCGGCCACCGTGGACCACAGCGTGCTGTTGGCCAGGTTGGCGGCCGAGGACCAGCCCAGGTCACCGGCGAAGGTGAACGAGTAGGCACCGGCGATCTGGGCCAGGTTCGCCATGACGATCACGTCGGCGGCGATGATGCCCCAGCCGCCCATCCAGCCGATCAGCGGGCCGAACGCCCGCGAGGCCCAGGTGAACGTGGTGCCGCAGTCCGGCTCGGCCTTGTTCAGTTCCTGGTAGGCGACCGCGATCATGTACATCGGGATGAACGCGATGAGCACGATCGCGGGAGCCTTGACGCCGGCCAGCAGCGTGCCGCCGCTGGCGACGATCAGCCCGAGGCTGGCGGCCAGCGAGTAGGCCGGTGCGGTCGAGGCCATCCCGACGACGATGCTGGACACCAGCCCCAGCGCGCCGCCCTTGAGGCCCTTGCTTTCTACTGCGTTGGAATTCCCGGCCGCACCGGGATCGAGCGCTAGCTCGCCTTTGCTCATGGCATCTCCTGCTTGAACGCCTAGTCAGAACGAGATGAGACTACGGTTTCAGTGGCGGATGCGCGCGGAATGTGCGGAATTGTTTTCTTTGTGGTTACATCACCGCGAAATCAGTGGTCTAAACGGGCCCTGCTTGACGAATCAAGCGGTGGAACCGCCGTCTGTCCACGGAACCCGGCACGTCTCGCCGCTGCCGAATCCCTGCTCGGTGATGCCCAGCGCGGCGTTCATCCTGGCGCGCATGTTCTCCACCCCGATCTGGTAGGTCAGTTCGACCAGTCCGGCCGCACCGAAGCGGCGGCGCAGATCCGCCACCTGCTCGTCGGTGACGGTGTGCGGGTCGGTCGTCATGGCATCGGCATAGGCGATCGCCGCACGCTCGTCGTCGGTGTACAGCGGGGAGGCCGCGTAGTCGTCGATGTGCTCGAGGCGGTCCATGTCGAGGCCCTCCAGCCGCATCAGCATCGCGCCGAAGTCCACGCACCAGGAGCAGCCGACGGTGCGAGCAGTCCAGTACACCGCGAGTTCGCGGACGCTGACGGGCAGCACCTTCGAGCCGCCCTGCAGCAGACCTTCGTGAACCGAGTTGGCGACCACCAGCCTGGGGTGATGGGCGTAGATCGCCAGCGGTTCGGGGACCTCGCCGAAGCGCCGCTTGGCCCAGCGATACATCAGCCGGATCATCGGCGAGGCCTTGTCGGGGGACAGTGGTTCGAGTCGTGTTCTGGTAGTCATGTCCTTGAGATGCCCACCGGCCCGGGAATGTGACACCTCGATATTGCCTTGACGGACTAACTAATCCGTTATCGTTTGCCTTGTGGATTTCGACCTCGACGCCGACCAGGAGGCTTGGTTGGCCGAGGTCCGTGAATTCCTGCGGGCCAACGTCACTGACGCGCTACGGGCCGAGATCGCCGAACACAATCTCGAACACCCCGGCGGGGAGGTCGATGTGTTCCGCCGGAAGCTCGGCGCCAAGGGGTGGTTCGGGCTGAACTGGCCGGCGGAGTACGGCGGTCTGGGCCTGGGGGCGGTGCACCTGCACCTGCTGACGTCGGAGTTCGAGTACTGGGGCGTGCCGGGCCCGGACCTCACCGTCACCTCGATCGCGCCGATGATCATGCGGCACGGCACCGAACAGAACAAGAAAGAGTTCCTGCCGCTCATCGCACGCGGCGAAATGACCTGTGCTCTGGGCTATTCGGAGCCCGACGCGGGCACCGACCTGGCGTCGCTGCGCACCAGGGCGGTCCGCGACGGCGACCACTGGGTGATCAACGGCTCCAAGATCTGGAACAGCGGTGCGCAGCGCTGCACCCACGAGTGGCTGTGCGTGCGTACCGATCCGAACGCCGCGCGCCACCGCGGCATCTCGGTGATCGTGGTGCCGGTGGACAGCCCCGGAGTGCGCATCCGTCCGCTGATCGCCTGGTCCGGCTACCGCACCAACGAGGTGTTCTTCGACGACGTACGGGTGCCCGTCACCAACCTCATCGGTGAAGAGAACCGCGGCTGGTCCTACATCACCGGAGCCCTGGACCTCGAACGCGGCGCGCTGACCAACGCCGGTGACCTGCGCCGCGCGCTCGACGAGTTGCAGGTGCTGGCCCGCATGCCGCGTCGCGACGGCTCGGTGCCGATCGACAATCCGACGGTGCGGAGCCGACTGGCCCAGGCCGAAGCCGACGTCGACGTCGCCGGACTGATGGGCTACGAGGCATCCTCGATGCTGGCCGACGGGGTGATCCCGACAGTGCAGGTCAGTGCCGAGAAGGTCTTCAGCAGCGAACTCCGGCAACGCATCGCCGATCTGGGAATGGATCTGCTGGGCGCCGAAGGTCTGCTGGCACATCGCAGCCCGGAGGCTCCGGCCGGTGGCCGGTTCGAGAAGCTCTACCGGTTCGCGCCGTTGATGCGATTCGGCGGCGGCACCAACGAAGTGCTGCGCGATGTGATCGCCCAGCGCGGCCACGGCATGCCCACCTACGGACGCTGACATGAAACTCGTTGCCGGACAAGATGAGCGGGATCTTGCGTCGATGCTGCGCGGTCTGCTCGCCGCCCACCGCGACGATGCGCTTCCTGCGCTGGCCGCCGCCGGCATCCTGGGCCTGGGCATCCCCGAGGAAGATGGCGGCTCCGGTGGCACCATTGCCGACCTCGGCGTCTTCGCCCGTGAGGCCGGCCGGGCGCTATGCCCGCCGCTGGTCTACAGCACCGTGTTCGCCGCCCAGGCGGTGCACCTGCTCGGGGGCGAGCAATCTCGCAAGCGCTGGCTGGCCGACCTCGCCAGCGGCGCCGCCACGGCCACCACCGCCTTGTGGAACGCCTATGACGCAGCCGACACCACCGCGCCACTTCGGGCCGACCGACTTCGCGAGGGTGGCTGGCGGCTCACCGGCACAGCCGATTTCGTCTCCGATGCCCAGGACGCCGACCTGATCGTGGTGTCCGGGATGGACTCGTCCGGTCAGCCTATCGGCTTCGTCTGCGGGCTGGACCGACCCGGCATCACGTCGCGCCCGCTGCAACTGATGGGCGGCCACCACGCGTCCTGCGTGCGCTTCGACGATGTGGTCCCCGACGACGTGCTCAACGGCGGCGAACCGCTGGATCGCGAGGAACTCCGTCGCTGCGCCAACATCGCGATCGCACTGCTCTCTCTCGATCTGGTCGGCGTGGGCGAGGCCGTACTCGACCGGACCGTCGAATACACCACCATGCGCCATCAGTTCGGCCGCCCCATCGCCTCGTTCCAGGCAGCCCAACACCTGGTGGCCGATATGCACATTGCGCTCAGTGCTGCCCGACTGGCGGCACAGTCCGCGGTCTTCGCGATCAGCCGCGGACGAGTTGCCCTCCGCGAAACAGCGGTCGCCCGTATGCAGGCGGCCACCGCAGCCAAGTGGGCGACGCTGGACGCCCACCAGCTGCACGGCGGTATGGGATACGTGGTGGAGACCGACCTGTACCTGTGGTCGGAGCGGGCGCGGGTGTTGTCCACCCTGGGCGGTGGCGCCGACGTTGCCGCAACCTGGCTGGAGGACGACCCGCTCAGCCGTGCCGCGCTCACACGGCGGCTACGCCGCAAGGACGGACTTGACGGCTGACAGCCTGATCCACCCGGATACCGCC is a window from the Mycolicibacterium anyangense genome containing:
- a CDS encoding carboxymuconolactone decarboxylase family protein — encoded protein: MTTRTRLEPLSPDKASPMIRLMYRWAKRRFGEVPEPLAIYAHHPRLVVANSVHEGLLQGGSKVLPVSVRELAVYWTARTVGCSWCVDFGAMLMRLEGLDMDRLEHIDDYAASPLYTDDERAAIAYADAMTTDPHTVTDEQVADLRRRFGAAGLVELTYQIGVENMRARMNAALGITEQGFGSGETCRVPWTDGGSTA
- a CDS encoding gamma-glutamyltransferase family protein, which translates into the protein MSADRGGQPALAALATPHVLATDAGVAVLRDGGTAIDAAIAAAAVLAVVYPHNVALGGDLFALIRTPDGVVRCVNASGWAGAAVDAEVLRARHGGSLPARGADPVTVPGGVRGWEVMRGFGSRTSWSATLSAAQTLAGDGVAVAPSLATHLVDPENADLFGTDDFDRVFRPHGVPLGVGDVLVQPALADTLATLQAEGPDAFYSGVLAGPLVSHLQSHGSVLDTTDFADFQPQVQDPLRMDLDGLTVLTSPPNSQGFLLLSALAAMEEQRVDDPVGDGLGHLVRAFHQGNAIRDSRLADPRFADVDLGRSDGPAPAAAPAPGPARGDTVGIAALDGEGYAVSLIQSVYHAFGSGLIDPATGVLFHNRGCGFSLDPSSANLIGPRKRPAHTLMPAMTLRQSRIAHVLATMGGQGQPQILAQILLRALGGAGAVDAVAAPRAIVGNQCGGGPDTVTVEADLPQAAKASIRRAGFDPAEVPARTEAMGQANVVFVDPAGSVTAASDPRSDGSAVVAHHARPHS
- a CDS encoding amino acid ABC transporter ATP-binding protein; protein product: MISCEHFVNSQGVESFPIVSVQNVSRTLGGRKVLDDVSLDVLRGEVVVLIGPSGAGKTTLLRSLNRLETIDSGNILIGGMPIGYRDAHSAERVSAGELARRRREIGFVFQHFNLFPHMTAAENVWNGPVRVLGVAKDEARDSAMALLSRVGLADKANARPSQLSGGQQQRVAIARALAMRPKVMLFDEPTSALDVEMVGEVLAVMRELADEHMTMVVVTHEMRFARDAADRIVVMDAGRIIEDAPPSRLFTAPRHERTKAFLSTIR
- a CDS encoding APC family permease gives rise to the protein MSKGELALDPGAAGNSNAVESKGLKGGALGLVSSIVVGMASTAPAYSLAASLGLIVASGGTLLAGVKAPAIVLIAFIPMYMIAVAYQELNKAEPDCGTTFTWASRAFGPLIGWMGGWGIIAADVIVMANLAQIAGAYSFTFAGDLGWSSAANLANSTLWSTVAGVIWIVVMTYICYRGIEVSARLQYALLGIELVVLIVFSVVALIKVYTHKAEGYSLMPSLSWFWPGGLDFGNVIAPAILAAIFIYWGWDTAVACNEESDDPGTTPGRAAVISTFLLLATYALVSVSAIAFAGTGTDGIGLGNSENSSDVFAAIGPPLFGDSILGKIGLLLLSASILTSASASTQTTILPTARTTLSMGVYRALPESFAKIHRTYLTPTVATIAMGAVSILFYVLFTLISSNLLTALIGSVGLMIAFYYGLTGFACAWFYRKDLTKTTRDFMMRGVIPLLGGVILLAVFAYGLKKYAEPDWLTDDNGNNVTIFGFGAVAVVGVGALVLGVILMVVWWLMSPDFFLGRTLSRRSSADLVLTPATAVEPMFGLPDSGDMPTVIAPDLSNLPPGETAVNPETGEEFTKS
- a CDS encoding YoaK family protein translates to MRAHLQLWLMLALTFVTGLLDAVGYLALDRVFTGNMTGNVVILGMGMAGADGLPVAGPLVALGTYVVGAAVVGRLLQQRRGGWEPVVTAVFVTSAVAMAAVGSVLTVVALDGETTLSVGLAAVLAILMGAQAATARMLAVADITTVVVTSTLTAYASETLFGPGWLWLTHRRLWVIVVIIAGAFCGALLVRLGGPGCPVYLAAALTAVVAVVGHVAWHGR
- a CDS encoding acyl-CoA dehydrogenase family protein, with protein sequence MKLVAGQDERDLASMLRGLLAAHRDDALPALAAAGILGLGIPEEDGGSGGTIADLGVFAREAGRALCPPLVYSTVFAAQAVHLLGGEQSRKRWLADLASGAATATTALWNAYDAADTTAPLRADRLREGGWRLTGTADFVSDAQDADLIVVSGMDSSGQPIGFVCGLDRPGITSRPLQLMGGHHASCVRFDDVVPDDVLNGGEPLDREELRRCANIAIALLSLDLVGVGEAVLDRTVEYTTMRHQFGRPIASFQAAQHLVADMHIALSAARLAAQSAVFAISRGRVALRETAVARMQAATAAKWATLDAHQLHGGMGYVVETDLYLWSERARVLSTLGGGADVAATWLEDDPLSRAALTRRLRRKDGLDG
- a CDS encoding acyl-CoA dehydrogenase family protein, whose protein sequence is MDFDLDADQEAWLAEVREFLRANVTDALRAEIAEHNLEHPGGEVDVFRRKLGAKGWFGLNWPAEYGGLGLGAVHLHLLTSEFEYWGVPGPDLTVTSIAPMIMRHGTEQNKKEFLPLIARGEMTCALGYSEPDAGTDLASLRTRAVRDGDHWVINGSKIWNSGAQRCTHEWLCVRTDPNAARHRGISVIVVPVDSPGVRIRPLIAWSGYRTNEVFFDDVRVPVTNLIGEENRGWSYITGALDLERGALTNAGDLRRALDELQVLARMPRRDGSVPIDNPTVRSRLAQAEADVDVAGLMGYEASSMLADGVIPTVQVSAEKVFSSELRQRIADLGMDLLGAEGLLAHRSPEAPAGGRFEKLYRFAPLMRFGGGTNEVLRDVIAQRGHGMPTYGR